The DNA sequence tatgctgtaaacctagttcatagttgttagtttcctttaatgccaaacaaacacataccaatcgttggttagaaggccatcgccgaattcgtcctcgctttctcccgtgtcgctggctgtcgtgtcgttttcgtcggtttcgcttgcatacggttcaaaccgatatggctcaatagcttcagtttcttcttcaatttggttttcgctacctgcctccacactacaaccatccgtttcaatacatgcgtaatctgttgaatcgcttaagccgctgaaatccgagtctgaatccgagctaatgtcgctatagcttgctgttctgtccgccatgtttgtttgtgttggcatcactatgtgacgtcacaggaaaatggacgggtgtatataacgatgattaaaatcaggcactttgaagctttttttagggatattgcgtgatgggtagaattttgaaaaaaacttcaaaaaataaaataagccactgggaactgatttttaatggttttaaccattctgaaattgtgataatgttcccctttaagtgtttttaaatccctgcagcttccatgactgttacacacttgtgtttactggcCTGATACTTAAACCTGAGCATCTTATCatacacagtgcaactaaacggtttctctccagtgtgtgttctcatgtgtgtggtcatgatttgctttctggagaaattCTTCTTACAAAcatagcaagtaaaaggtttctcacctatgtgtgttctcatgtgtaataataGTTCCTTTTTAGTgtagaatcttttagcacaagctgagtgtcaggttcaaacactgatgacatatattcatcagacaagaagcaaggaatcatgcagagacagagttcaattcagctcatgaggagaacacatggagctgcacacttagtcacagtctcgccctacgctctaaggttcagctcccgcgtccctctatttattcaagagttccacagtcaacatcactgaggccgcctctaaaaggagtggtcacatatattatgcaaagcaggtccaggacgcacaatacgtgacagaatgtggtgggggccttgtgatttcgccttgtctccgcttcgtctgcgtgttgtcatcttatcttcattGAGGTCCTTAAAGTCTCTGCTTCATCTGCgtgttgtcgtcttatcttcgttgaggtccttgaagtccttggctgttagcgggctaaaacaaagataacatctgcggctgaggccacccctcagacaagaagtttttgtccttgcacgaatacaaaagtctaacttaagcacaataactaataactaaagcaacagactttaaggaTACTGAAGTTAGTGTGCtactatatacataattattctaacactgagcaaggaaaaggtttctctccagtgtgtgttctcatgtgtaatatcatgccattcttagtgttgaatcttttagcacaagctgagcaagaaaacggtttctctccagtgtgtgttctcatgtgtgtggtcatgtgttgcTTTCTAGAGAaaatcttcttacaaacagagcaagtaaaaggtttctcacctgtgtgtgttctcatgtgtaatatcatgtcattctttatgttgaatcttttagcacaagctgagcaagcaaaaggtttctctccagtgtgtgttctcatgtgtatggtcatttgttcctttctggagaaactcttcttacaaacagagcaagtaaaaggtttatctccagtgtgtgttctcatgtgtgtggtcaagtgtggctttgtggagaaactcttcttacaaacagagcaagtaaaaggtttctctccagtatgtgttctcatgtgtgtggtcatgctttgcttagtggagaaacttttcttacaaacagagcaagtaaaaggtttctctccagtgtgtgttctcatgtgtgtggtcatgttacgCTTTATGGAGAAACtcgtcttacaaacagagcaagaaaaagctttctctccagtgtgtgttctcatgtgtgtggtcatgctttgcttagtggagaaacttttcttacaaacagagcaagtaaaaggtttctctccagtatgtgttctcatgtgtcttgtaaaattactcttctgtctaaatgatttcccacattcagagcagaagtgtttgttgttagtgtgatgtctcgtatcacctttagagtcatttttactctccaaaggtttttggatgtggtcactgtgatcagaagagtgtgacatcatgtggtccatgtctgacagtggagcaaagatgctgtctggttctgacttgatatcttcacaatgctctccatcagcttctgtgatgtgttgacttacaagctccgcccctctgttctcctcactttgactgtgatgaagctgtaaggactgagcttcatcttcatcatgaagctgctcctctttaatgtgggagggggcctgtagctccttctgtcccacactggtgtgccactcctcttcatgactccccgctgacacccgctggacgtctgcagaacaaatgaggtgttactgtattgaagtttgcagtattcaaactattgacatgtgagctaggccaaatagacagtgatgggcaagctacctggacaatgtagtaagctaagctacaagttactctcaattaaatggagctaagctatcctcagagaattggagcacgctacactacaagctacactgcaaaagtagcttgccacatcaaatatatatatatatatatatatatatatatatatatatatatatatatatatatatatatatatatttattttttttatatatatatatatatatatatatatatatatatatatatatatatatatagggcagcacggtggcagaggggttagtgcgtctgcctca is a window from the Nerophis lumbriciformis linkage group LG28, RoL_Nlum_v2.1, whole genome shotgun sequence genome containing:
- the LOC140680127 gene encoding uncharacterized protein isoform X2, yielding MLVKVKHEKSKKYIRSQPAFTFLEFINEDIQQPPHMKEEEDDPQPTHMKEEEEGEYVVGQEEDDVSKFPLTVVSVKTEEHEDKAPESSQLHHSPNVQRVSAGSHEEEWHTSVGQKELQAPSHIKEEQLHDEDEAQSLQLHHSQSEENRGAELVSQHITEADGEHCEDIKSEPDSIFAPLSDMDHMMSHSSDHSDHIQKPLESKNDSKGDTRHHTNNKHFCSECGKSFRQKSNFTRHMRTHTGEKPFTCSVCKKSFSTKQSMTTHMRTHTGEKAFSCSVCKTSFSIKRNMTTHMRTHTGEKPFTCSVCKKSFSTKQSMTTHMRTHTGEKPFTCSVCKKSFSTKPHLTTHMRTHTGDKPFTCSVCKKSFSRKEQMTIHMRTHTGEKPFACSACAKRFNIKNDMILHMRTHTGEKPFTCSVCKKIFSRKQHMTTHMRTHTGEKPFSCSACAKRFNTKNGMILHMRTHTGEKPFPCSVLE
- the LOC140680127 gene encoding uncharacterized protein isoform X1 — encoded protein: MCERTIAEYKEELSRTKEENKRLRQLLDAVFEKPQVVLHITDIQQPPHMKEEEDDPQPTHMKEEEEGEYVVGQEEDDVSKFPLTVVSVKTEEHEDKAPESSQLHHSPNVQRVSAGSHEEEWHTSVGQKELQAPSHIKEEQLHDEDEAQSLQLHHSQSEENRGAELVSQHITEADGEHCEDIKSEPDSIFAPLSDMDHMMSHSSDHSDHIQKPLESKNDSKGDTRHHTNNKHFCSECGKSFRQKSNFTRHMRTHTGEKPFTCSVCKKSFSTKQSMTTHMRTHTGEKAFSCSVCKTSFSIKRNMTTHMRTHTGEKPFTCSVCKKSFSTKQSMTTHMRTHTGEKPFTCSVCKKSFSTKPHLTTHMRTHTGDKPFTCSVCKKSFSRKEQMTIHMRTHTGEKPFACSACAKRFNIKNDMILHMRTHTGEKPFTCSVCKKIFSRKQHMTTHMRTHTGEKPFSCSACAKRFNTKNGMILHMRTHTGEKPFPCSVLE